A region of Pyxidicoccus parkwaysis DNA encodes the following proteins:
- a CDS encoding ABC transporter ATP-binding protein, with amino-acid sequence MSAVLTSQETRPPLLQADGVSIQFGGLKALTDFHLAIRQGDLLGLIGPNGAGKSTAFNVLTGVYQPTRGEVRVAGQRVNGRKPHQINHLGLARTFQNIRLFRALTALDNVKVACRAQGALHPHELGAGTKLRNAITNYRDWWRALLLTPHFQEEERELTRQAEHLLEVMGLSHRRDEEARNLPYGEQRRLEIARALGTKPRVLLLDEPAAGMNTREKADLMVLIRKLRDDFQLGVLVIEHDMKLVMGICEQITVLDHGETIARGAPAQVRSDRKVIEAYLGDSYLESHGGAA; translated from the coding sequence CCAGGCGGACGGGGTGAGCATCCAGTTCGGCGGCCTCAAGGCGCTGACGGACTTCCACCTCGCCATCCGCCAGGGGGACTTGCTGGGCCTCATCGGCCCCAACGGCGCGGGCAAGTCCACCGCGTTCAACGTGCTCACCGGCGTGTACCAGCCCACCCGCGGCGAGGTGCGTGTGGCGGGGCAGCGGGTGAATGGCCGCAAGCCGCACCAAATCAACCACCTGGGCCTGGCGCGCACCTTCCAGAACATCCGCCTGTTCCGCGCGCTCACCGCGCTGGACAACGTGAAGGTGGCCTGCCGGGCGCAGGGCGCGCTGCACCCGCATGAGCTGGGCGCGGGCACGAAGCTGCGCAACGCCATCACCAACTACCGCGACTGGTGGCGCGCCCTGCTGCTCACCCCGCACTTCCAGGAGGAGGAGCGGGAGTTGACGCGGCAGGCGGAGCACCTGCTGGAGGTCATGGGCCTGTCGCACCGCCGCGACGAGGAGGCGCGCAACCTGCCCTACGGTGAGCAGCGCCGCCTGGAGATTGCGCGCGCGCTGGGCACGAAGCCCCGCGTGCTGCTGCTGGACGAGCCCGCCGCGGGCATGAACACGCGCGAGAAGGCGGACCTGATGGTGCTCATCCGCAAGCTGCGCGACGACTTCCAGCTCGGCGTGCTCGTCATCGAGCACGACATGAAGCTGGTCATGGGCATCTGCGAGCAGATTACGGTGCTGGACCACGGCGAGACGATTGCCCGGGGCGCGCCGGCGCAGGTGCGCAGCGACAGGAAGGTCATCGAGGCGTACCTGGGTGACAGCTACCTGGAGAGCCACGGAGGGGCGGCGTGA
- a CDS encoding ABC transporter ATP-binding protein, translating to MSEAQVKTLGERRAFPPLLSVDGIKVHYGAIQALKGVSLTVGKGEVVALIGANGAGKTSTLRAVSGMLKPSAGRITLDGKDTTSLKAHQLVPRGMAHAPEGRGVFPNLTVLENLELGAYLRKDADGIQQDLEKGFTLFPVLKERRKQLAGTLSGGEQQMLAIARALLSRPQLLLLDEPSLGLAPQVTETIFRTLREVNATGVSVLLVEQNAHLALNSAHYGYVLETGEVVMAGPGKALLDSPEVRRAYLGE from the coding sequence GTGAGCGAGGCTCAGGTGAAGACGCTGGGCGAGCGCCGGGCCTTCCCGCCGCTCCTGTCCGTGGACGGCATCAAGGTGCACTACGGCGCCATCCAGGCGCTCAAGGGCGTGTCGCTGACGGTGGGCAAGGGCGAGGTGGTGGCCCTCATCGGCGCCAACGGCGCGGGCAAGACGAGCACCCTGCGCGCGGTGAGCGGCATGCTCAAGCCCAGCGCGGGGCGGATTACGCTCGACGGCAAGGACACCACGTCCCTCAAGGCGCACCAATTGGTGCCGCGCGGCATGGCGCACGCGCCGGAGGGGCGGGGCGTGTTCCCCAACCTCACCGTGCTGGAGAACCTGGAGCTGGGCGCGTACCTGCGCAAGGACGCGGACGGCATCCAGCAGGACCTGGAGAAGGGCTTCACGCTCTTCCCGGTGCTGAAGGAGCGCCGCAAGCAGCTGGCGGGTACGCTCTCCGGCGGCGAGCAGCAGATGCTGGCCATCGCCCGGGCGCTGCTCAGCCGGCCCCAGCTCCTGCTGCTGGACGAACCGTCGCTGGGGCTTGCGCCTCAGGTGACAGAGACCATCTTCCGCACGCTGCGCGAGGTGAATGCTACGGGTGTAAGCGTGCTGCTGGTGGAGCAGAACGCCCACCTCGCGCTCAACTCGGCGCACTATGGCTACGTGCTGGAGACGGGCGAGGTGGTGATGGCGGGGCCGGGCAAGGCGCTCCTGGACAGCCCCGAGGTCCGCCGCGCGTACCTGGGCGAGTAG
- a CDS encoding WD40/YVTN/BNR-like repeat-containing protein, whose protein sequence is MTGLAGALLAAVLAAGGTSLVPVSGGNALTLPAQRHIVRIETGSGRPPTWLVAIQHGGRDGKGLVLYRSEDALRTLRRVADIQSDSTHPDRAELLAVGRDVALVYSYEDPKLSPSRRHDVYFQWWRYQASSDTWAPQPAVRVLDTPDDTTGFSRALLARDSKGRFWVQAFRLEPDGSSTAVVTVSTDGGASFTRQPDLGWVKRRGGGRLMSAGSKLVFFYAMHDGFEPTRMRIRNDSDPLGTWSPVRDAFSDGIYHGAALSAVEDGKGGIDLVYKDETEKLYYRHFDGTSFGPRVLVEGTSDWSMQAATTRIGDTLYVFYNRVLVLNEHYELRVRVLRNGSFGSAVTLDGDETFKGYLNAVDVLPAESTEVPCLFGEAPDASNWGTVSRVSLSVTPQPTPDGGTPPPDGGTGTDGGTGSDGGTTTDGGTSTDGGTNTDGGTSTDGGTPGTDGGTTTDGGTPLPDGGTSGPITLEPVYTDTTHEVLTVDGAGTVYALALDGSRSSLLASTDGGRTFTARGQNGGNLWVMAAMKNGTLLAVASRNGAYQLQRSTDGGLTWGNAVSLGNYRAFGPHSFAELGSTWFFLEYQTFTSANTPIRLWASTDGGATWSVRSTLTAHRHGYSLFVDATTGALWATMGSSNAQTAVLRSTDGGRNWTAIYSGYAANGVAGAVQSDGSLLLGQSTLFAPEYPKLLRLFPSGRVDALLQLPGPAYSFMPVPGGGWAMGTGWASAGDVQASGDIYVRLFTSPDGVTWREALRYERLSSTAFAQADVWGVLPSGDVVVRMDNVRGFGTSGRGFQVLRVKR, encoded by the coding sequence ATGACGGGGCTGGCTGGTGCCCTGCTCGCCGCGGTGCTCGCGGCGGGCGGGACGTCGCTGGTTCCGGTGAGCGGGGGGAATGCCCTCACGCTCCCGGCACAGCGTCACATTGTTCGCATCGAGACGGGTTCAGGACGTCCTCCCACGTGGCTGGTGGCCATCCAGCACGGAGGGAGGGACGGCAAGGGACTGGTGCTCTACCGCTCCGAGGATGCGCTTCGCACGCTCCGGCGCGTGGCGGACATCCAGTCGGACTCGACGCATCCGGACCGCGCGGAGCTGCTCGCGGTGGGGCGGGACGTGGCCCTCGTGTACTCGTACGAGGACCCGAAACTGTCGCCGTCGCGGCGGCATGACGTGTACTTCCAGTGGTGGCGCTACCAGGCCAGCTCGGACACGTGGGCGCCGCAGCCTGCGGTGCGCGTGCTCGACACGCCGGACGACACCACGGGCTTCTCGCGAGCGCTGCTGGCGCGCGACTCGAAGGGGCGCTTCTGGGTGCAGGCCTTCCGGCTGGAGCCGGATGGCAGCTCCACGGCGGTGGTGACGGTGTCCACGGACGGTGGTGCCAGCTTCACGCGGCAGCCGGACCTGGGGTGGGTGAAGCGCAGGGGCGGCGGGCGGCTGATGAGCGCGGGCTCCAAGCTCGTCTTCTTCTACGCCATGCACGACGGCTTCGAGCCCACGCGCATGCGCATCCGCAACGACTCGGACCCGCTGGGGACGTGGAGCCCGGTGCGCGACGCGTTCTCCGACGGCATCTACCACGGGGCCGCGCTGAGCGCGGTGGAGGACGGGAAGGGCGGCATCGACCTCGTCTACAAGGACGAGACGGAGAAGCTCTACTACCGGCACTTCGACGGCACGTCCTTCGGTCCGCGCGTCCTGGTGGAGGGTACGTCGGACTGGTCCATGCAGGCGGCCACCACGCGCATCGGTGACACGCTGTATGTCTTCTACAACCGCGTGCTCGTGCTCAATGAGCACTACGAGCTGCGCGTGCGCGTGCTGCGCAACGGGAGCTTCGGCAGCGCGGTGACGCTCGACGGGGACGAGACGTTCAAGGGGTATCTCAACGCGGTGGATGTGTTGCCCGCGGAGAGCACCGAGGTGCCATGTCTCTTCGGTGAGGCGCCCGATGCGAGCAATTGGGGCACTGTGTCGCGCGTGTCGCTCTCCGTCACGCCGCAGCCGACTCCGGATGGAGGAACGCCTCCGCCGGATGGTGGCACGGGCACGGACGGAGGCACCGGAAGCGACGGCGGAACGACCACCGACGGCGGCACCAGCACGGACGGCGGCACAAACACCGACGGCGGAACGAGCACGGACGGCGGCACTCCCGGTACCGACGGTGGAACGACCACGGACGGAGGCACGCCGCTTCCAGACGGAGGCACGTCGGGCCCCATCACCCTGGAGCCCGTGTACACGGACACCACGCACGAGGTGCTCACCGTCGACGGCGCGGGCACGGTGTACGCGCTGGCGCTGGACGGGAGCCGCTCGAGTCTGCTGGCGAGCACGGACGGTGGGCGCACCTTCACGGCGCGCGGACAGAACGGCGGCAACCTCTGGGTGATGGCCGCGATGAAGAACGGCACGCTGCTCGCGGTGGCGAGCCGCAACGGCGCCTACCAACTCCAGCGCTCCACGGACGGTGGCCTCACCTGGGGCAACGCGGTGAGCCTGGGCAACTACCGCGCCTTCGGCCCGCACAGCTTCGCGGAGCTGGGGAGCACCTGGTTCTTCCTCGAGTACCAGACCTTCACCTCGGCCAACACGCCGATACGCCTGTGGGCCAGCACCGACGGCGGAGCCACCTGGTCCGTGCGCTCCACGCTGACCGCGCACCGGCACGGCTACTCGCTCTTCGTGGATGCGACGACGGGCGCGCTGTGGGCCACGATGGGCAGCAGCAACGCACAGACGGCGGTGCTCCGCTCCACGGATGGTGGCCGCAACTGGACGGCCATCTACAGCGGGTACGCGGCCAACGGTGTGGCGGGCGCGGTGCAGTCAGACGGCTCGCTGCTGCTGGGGCAATCCACACTGTTCGCGCCCGAGTACCCGAAGCTGCTCCGCCTCTTCCCGAGCGGCCGCGTGGACGCGTTGCTGCAACTGCCCGGCCCCGCGTACTCCTTCATGCCCGTGCCCGGAGGAGGCTGGGCCATGGGCACGGGCTGGGCGAGCGCCGGAGACGTCCAGGCCTCGGGCGACATCTACGTGCGTCTCTTCACCAGCCCGGACGGAGTCACGTGGCGCGAGGCCCTGCGCTACGAGCGGCTGAGCAGCACCGCCTTCGCACAGGCGGACGTGTGGGGCGTGCTGCCCTCGGGTGACGTGGTGGTGCGGATGGACAACGTGCGCGGCTTCGGAACGTCCGGTCGTGGCTTCCAGGTGTTGAGAGTGAAGCGCTGA
- a CDS encoding methyltransferase domain-containing protein, translating into MWDPTQYSHFRDERKRPFFELLMRVDVDAPRHVADLGCGTGDLTRVLAGRWKDARVYGVDSSDAMVEEARRRPPPESLRFEVADLAGWQPPAPLDVLVSNAALHWVPDHGALLKQLAAKLAPDGVLAFQVPANFEAPSHRLIDDVRALPRFAPKLESVRRGHAETLATYEALLSGLGLTVDAWETAYLHVLPGEDAVLQWLMGTTLRPVLSALGPEEGRGFLDTLKPLLRQAYPKHERGTPYLFTRRFVVARRVR; encoded by the coding sequence ATGTGGGACCCGACGCAGTACTCGCACTTCCGCGACGAGCGGAAGCGCCCCTTCTTCGAATTGCTGATGCGCGTGGACGTAGACGCGCCCCGTCACGTGGCGGACCTGGGCTGCGGCACCGGAGACCTCACGCGAGTGCTTGCGGGCCGGTGGAAGGACGCGCGCGTGTACGGCGTGGACTCGTCGGACGCCATGGTGGAGGAGGCTCGCCGCCGTCCACCGCCGGAGTCCCTGCGCTTCGAGGTGGCGGACCTCGCGGGCTGGCAGCCACCCGCGCCGCTGGACGTGCTCGTCTCCAACGCGGCGCTGCACTGGGTGCCGGACCACGGCGCGCTCTTGAAGCAACTGGCGGCGAAGCTGGCGCCGGACGGAGTGTTGGCGTTCCAGGTGCCGGCCAACTTCGAGGCGCCCTCGCACCGGCTCATCGACGATGTGCGAGCCCTGCCGCGCTTCGCACCGAAGCTGGAGTCGGTGCGCCGGGGGCACGCGGAGACGCTCGCCACCTACGAGGCGCTGCTGTCCGGCCTGGGGCTGACGGTGGATGCGTGGGAGACGGCGTACCTGCACGTGCTGCCGGGCGAGGACGCCGTGCTCCAGTGGTTGATGGGCACCACGCTCCGGCCGGTGCTCTCGGCGCTGGGGCCGGAGGAGGGCAGGGGCTTCCTCGATACGTTGAAGCCCCTGCTGCGCCAGGCCTACCCGAAGCACGAGCGAGGCACGCCGTACCTCTTCACCCGCCGCTTCGTGGTGGCGCGGCGGGTGCGCTGA